The following are encoded together in the Streptococcus oralis genome:
- a CDS encoding YesL family protein, whose amino-acid sequence MGKFLEFVFNRIFLGMIATAYFWLLTLAGGVIFGLAPASATLMSLYAEHGYTYRAYHLKEAWELYKSNFVKSNLAFYSFVFVDLVLVYGLYLLVQLPHQTIFHLLATFLNVLVVALVFLAYTVSLKLQVYFDLSYQNTLKLSLIGIFMSLPAITKVLLGSALLVGVGYYMPALLFFVGIGIWHFFISDMLEPIYESIHEKLATK is encoded by the coding sequence ATGGGAAAATTTCTAGAATTCGTCTTTAATCGTATCTTTTTGGGAATGATTGCGACGGCTTATTTCTGGCTATTAACACTAGCAGGAGGAGTGATCTTTGGTTTGGCCCCAGCTAGTGCAACTCTTATGAGTTTGTATGCGGAGCATGGGTATACCTATCGAGCCTACCATTTGAAGGAAGCTTGGGAATTGTATAAGAGCAATTTTGTCAAGAGTAATCTGGCTTTCTATAGTTTTGTGTTTGTGGATCTTGTCCTAGTTTATGGTTTATACCTTCTAGTTCAATTGCCCCACCAGACGATTTTCCACCTCTTGGCGACCTTTCTCAATGTCCTTGTAGTTGCTCTTGTCTTTCTAGCCTATACTGTGTCCTTGAAACTTCAGGTGTACTTTGATTTATCCTACCAAAATACCTTGAAACTGTCCCTTATCGGGATTTTTATGAGCCTACCTGCGATCACCAAGGTTTTACTCGGGTCCGCTCTCCTTGTAGGAGTTGGTTATTATATGCCTGCCTTGCTCTTTTTTGTAGGAATTGGAATATGGCATTTCTTTATCAGTGATATGTTGGAA